The genomic stretch AAAGTTTTCTCCCtttaaaatgaatgtcatttgtaaagaaataaaaaataaatttctgaaaACACGTTACACCTAgtaatgtgaaatttcagcactgggatgttgttagtctggctaccgactagttaatctttttaattgttttcattcgTTGTGCTAATATATTCACGCCGATCTTTCTTCGCTCTAATCCAATTTTTGGAGAAgaaaagagacataattatacaaaatttgaatagcctcaggagttatctcctatgaacaaaacatggACAGACTAGGACGTTATTGGACATGCATCAAAACGAAAATTGAATGGTGAATTTATATAGGTGCTGAACTGTCTAAAACTGTGGCCCTTTAAATTATGCATTCCTCTGGCATTCAATGTATATGCCAGTAAATAGACACATGCTCATGTTTTGTATGCAGTTCAGTTTTTCATTTGAAACAACCCTTTCTATGATTTGTTTGAgttgtttttctcaaaatattggGATAACCGTTAAAAGCTTCGAAATCGGAAACCTTTATCGGTAATATGAATAAATTATAGGGCCGTCAAGAAAATATCCACGATAATAATGTTtgaaaacttgaacaaaataatgtaaattctgTTAGCATTTGGATAATCCATGCATTTGAAAGATtgatcattttgacatttttatggcAGAATTGTTAAGAACAATTAGTTATCTCTGTGTAGATAATTTAAGAGTCATTTCCCCGGAGAATAAAGAAAACGTGTCACCTGAACATTTAAGGAAATGATGTAGGAAATAGTCATTAATGACAAAAGAACTTTGGCTTATCGAAAACTATAAGGGACAAGGCAGTAGCTATTCATTATGAAAACTAGTCCGTTCTCTCAGCGAAAATCAGCATTATCTCGATATACTAGAAAAAATCGGAAATACTTTCCTAATGGGCTTAGGCAGTTTAAAAAGGTGTCTTGCACAATATTGTACTATAACAAAGGATGGTCTCGTAGGCTGGGCATTGCACAAGGTCATGAATTATGTTACCATAGTTTTAGCTTGACAAGCGTTctgatataaaaatataaaaagatataaattctgatatgaaattaatttcTTGTAACACCAAAGATGTTTATTAACAAAACGACTGCCGGAACTGTATTTTTCTCAAACAAAGCCATACAGGTTTGTTCAAGTCAGACTGCGCTGAATGAAATTAACGATACAACTAGGAATTCATTCTACTGTGCCAATAAGATCCGTTTCCCCCAATGAGCAAATCAGAATCAAcacctaaaatattttttttattattcctaTAATCTTGtattgtttctaaaaataaattacaacccaaaaatgttttattattattattattattcctatatTCTCTCTTATAGTTTCTAATAATGATATGTCAAATGAAAGTCTAGCTCAAACAATGGTTCTGTTTTAGGACCTGtacttttcttactttttataaaCGACTTAGCtcttttcataaataattgtgaTATAGATATGTTTGTTGCTGACGGCACAACGATACACACTGATGACATGTAGTTGTCGAAACAAATCTACAAAGTAGTGCATACGGTATAAGATTTGCtaataaaattaattattgtTGACTAGATTAatatcaattatgtataaaaaaaatatatatataaggaaCCTATATATTCAGCAGCCGACTGCTAAAGATACTGACAGCGAAACAAAGAATGAGCCTACATTTTCAACAGCCGACTCTGCTACCGATACTTGCGGCGAAACAAAATGAACCTTCATATTCAGCAGCCAACTCGGCCACCGATGCTGACAGCAAATCAGAGAATAAATCTACACATTCAGCAGCCAACTCAGCCACCGAATCGGCACCGATGTTGACAGCGAATCAAAGAATAAGCCTATATATTCATCAGCTGACTGTAACACCGATACTTACAGTGAAACAGAATGAACCTATAAAACTGGAAACAGTTACTTACAGCGAAACACAGATGAACGCTTTTATTCAGCCTACTCTGCCACCGACACTGACAGCGAAAGATAGAATGAAGCTATATATCCAGCAGCTGATCCCGAAACCTATACTGAAAATAAACACTACACCATTCCAAAAATTTTGTCGGAATGAGGGGGAAATAACGTTAGCCTACTTTAATTTTATAGCTTGTGTAAGTGGAAAATAGTCCTATTTAGAACAGTACTTCTAATAACATGAGGCCGAACCAGCAGAATAAAATATGCATACGGtgtcaaaatcttaaaaaatacttaaGAAGAAAAACCTGATTGATCAAATCACGggaaacaaataattatatattgttttgacCTAATGGCCGGTTgccattttgcttttgttttctttataaaatcgGGAAATTCCTATCCTAGTATTGCGCAGTATAAAAAGCCAAGGTGATCAAGTTGTCGGTAATCGTTAAAAGGAACGTGTTTCGCTTTGAATTCAGGGGTGATATTCATCAAGGTTTACAAGTTGAAATGCTTAAACACATTTTGTCATACACTTGTTTATCTTGTAtggatttaatgaaacttgccGTTACTATTCTATATACTTCAACAAAGGGTTTATATGCAAAGTATTGGGCCATTTCAAAGGAagcaattaagaaatttaaaattcatCACAAACGCTATTAATGTATACCTGTAGGCCCATGTCTCCCTTAAACTGATTTGGCTAATTTTCTTTTTAACGTATTAACAATATTTCTCCAAAACCTCTGTTTAACGGACACAGTTATAAACAACGGACAGAGCAACATGAACCTCTTTTTCAATGGACATCATCATTCACCTCTGTTATTCAGGCAGACAAATGTTCAGTTGTTCTCATTTGGAGACTACCTAGCTATACTTAAAAAAGACAAACCTAAGTTTTGGTGCAAATGGGGTCTCcacttttaattttattgtttttatatcatGGACATGTTCAATTACGGATACATGTCAGAAACATTTGGATATATGATGAAACCTTTAATTATGATGACAATAGATTGCCTAGCCTACATGAGAATTACGGCACAAACaagtaataattttgatattatggTAGAGGGTCgtctgaatttttttttgaagaacgAAAAGATGCTAAAAATTTCTTCAATACGTATCTGGAAAAGTAGTGTGCCCTCCAGTGGCCAACCGAATAATTTGGGTAGACAATCTCACGCAGATCTTTcatgtttaataatttcaaattgtctGTGAATAAACGTGTCCActtcatgtatataaatatagggGGGAAAAGCCACGCCTTCTAGTGGCCACGTCTCAGAAAATTCGGACTAATTTAAGAATTCGAAAAAGGGTCACACATGGAATGTTTGTATggcattatttcaaaatcaaacaacagTTTCTAACAAGAAGAGTTTTCAAGTTAAACTATATACACATAAGGAAATTTGACCACGCCTCAAAGCGGACATGTTTTATAACGATtccgaatttatttatttttttaaaaaaagcttggTCAAGTGTCATCCAAGGAACATATCTGTGAAATTGTAAAGTCGgaccagtggtttaggaggagacaGTGTTTGAAGACGTTTCCATTTTAGCTTTAGTGGCCACGGTTTTTGCTAGATCGGAGTagtttgaataatcttgataaaGTGTTGCACAAGGAACATTTGTGAGTAaccattttaacatgtttgatgTTTATACCGTGGTATATATGGAAAAATGCCATAGCCTTAAAAGTGGCATGCGTCTTGCTAAACTGGAATAGTTTGAACGATTGTgtcatccaagaaacatttaTATGATATTATGTCGAAATCGAAGCTACTGTCTCTGAGCATATTTTACCCAAGCGGCTACTCAATAATCAGAAATGTAGCTGTACTAAAGAAACTAGCACCGGAACCATCCACGTAATGACTTATATCAATATATCCAGTTTGTCTTTGCTTTCGATCACATGCCTACACATTATCTCTAAACTTATTTTATTGATAtgaacaaaatttcaacaaaatactATGTCAGAATAGCGATGGTTTCAAAATGGAGACTTCTCAATTTCAATGAGTTACTTTCACATGATACAAAGACCCGGATGTACTTCTATACCTGGGTGACACCCTCCGTTAACTGACAACAATTGATCTGATCAGCCCGCTCGGCTACATTTTGATTGGCCAAGAAAATACACCGCAAAATACACAACATCTTGTAACCATTCTATTGGTTACGACAATGAATAAAAAGAATCCGAAGAAAACCACTGAACAAAACTTTCCTGATACTAATGTTCGAAAGttgatatattgaaaaatgaCACTTTAAAATCCTTGACGAGGAAAGGAACTGAAAACagaatgttttataattttgttttccaaTGCTTTCTGCTTTTGGTGTGGATGCCGGCTGCAAATGCTAGGATACGCAGATATTCTATGGTTAATTCATCGAGTGTTAGGTACACGAACACTCTTAAACATCATTTAAACACTCCGAGGGTAAAATGTGTTGCACTGTGCGATGACACCGGCGGGTGTTCGTCCGTCAATCATAACTCGATTACGAACAGGTGTGAGCTAACCAGCCATATTCCAAGGGTCCAGGATCCTTCGGAAGTAGATGAACCTGACTGGAGGGTGTATTATCACGGTTTGTAGAAAATTCAATATCAAGTACGATGTTTAATGTCTTGCTTTCTCGACAGCTTGATTATTATAACAGATCATTTCTACGTTAATAattgaatttcatttattttcttgctttttttttagatttgtaGAGCTCCGAATTCATAGacagatataataaaaaaaaataatatggctagagtatttttatgtttgtatttacaTCACGTTTATGTTTATGTATACCGTCTGTAGTTTCAGCAAATATAACTCACTTTGAACAGAAAGTTATAACGGACTAcctgataaataataataaaaattgttgtatttgtttatttgtaaattgtgatagtaaataagttGTGTataaatttagaataaaaaattattcaattttagaTACTAGACCTTGCATATCATAGAAGCCCggtcgcttagctcagtagtagAGCGCAGaactacggatcgtggggtcgtgagttcgttcctcgggcgaggcgtatatatgttctccgtgacgatttgataaaagaccttgtgtctgaaatcattcatcctccacctttgatttatGTGAGGAAGTTCTTTGCGgggaataggtttgtactggtacagaatccaggaccactggttaggttaactgcccggcaTTACATATATATCGGAGATGCTCGAATCCAGcggcactggttaggttaaatgcacgccgctacataactgaaatgctcgAATCCAGGggcacttgttaggttaactacccgctattacgtaactgaaatactgttgaaaaatggcgttaaacccaaaacaaagaaacaaataaacaaacaataaatcaCTTATTCGGCTAACCTGTATAGACTTACGACTTATGTCAAATATGTtcttagcattttttttttttcaatttatttaaggGTCTGCCATCATAAACGGCCCGATCGCTTAGTGGCCTGTGCTTGATATCGGGGAAATTAGATATAAAACCTGTCGTGAGCTGGGCtggaaactatttttatttaCCCATTCAATTTGATGGGAACTATCTTCAAATACTTTCAATATCAATTCATAGACCTTTATCATAAATAAAGTTTGTATTTACAGATCCCCTTATCCGTGGTGTGAATGCATGGCAAAATTCAACATTCCTTAATGCAACATTCGTTAATGAAACATTCGTCAATGATACCCAAGGTTCACTCAGCGCCGAACTCGCTATAGATGGCAATCGCACAAACACTGCAGTGGAATCAGATTTACCGTGCGCCCGTACCAATGGTAGCTACTCCAACTGGACCATGGAATTTGAGCGTGTTGTAGAAGTTTCTTACGTCACTATCTACTTCAGAAACGACATGGAAAATAGTTAGTATTTAAACTCCCTTCGTACTTTATTCTTGATagaactcgtttttttttttatatagaacaCGGTATTCAAGGATCTCAAAAAGATCTCAATAACACAATGCAGAAATCTTTGATTCTGGGAAAAGAATGATGACTTTCTAAAACAGTATGTATATTAGAGGCAACAAAGTAGGCGGAAAGACAACAGATTTTCCACATCAGCGATTTATGAATCAATTGATTCTATCTCTGTTCTGCCAGATAACACCAGTTCAAATTTTTCAGTAATTAATCATTATCATTCTAGACacggttgattctgcctttgtgactcagtgtagatcatgaacaGCCTGCACGTCTTTGCAgtcttatcatgatctgcactgtttgccattcagtcaatatctttttggtaagccccctttaacagttaatggtactgtccaaactgaaagatggacgagttcattctagaaatttagcaggcaaaCCGTTTGCAGGAATAATAGAGCATCAAGGTTATCGCTACGACACATACTGAAATCAACTCTTCTGTTCAGTTACATTAAATTAGATTAAACATAAACTTGTTGATATGATAACAGTACTGTTTCCTAAAATGTGCAATCACAAAATAATAACACTTACTCACATAGATATCGGCATCAAATttatttctattctttttttaACAGATCACAGAAACTCCAATTTAAGCTTGTTGGTGTCGGCAACCAGACTAGACTCCGAAAATGGCGTTGGTATGGATTGTGCTACCTACCCTGGGCCCCCGGCATCGCCGGCTTTACCCATAAAGGTCACGTGCACTACAGCTGTACTGGGAAAATTCCTGAAGATCATACATAATAGTGAAGACTATTTGACCCTTTGCGAAGTTGAGGTTTAttctgtataaatgtttaatatgtattcacttTTGATAAAAAAGGTCATTGGAGGGAAAAGAAAGTGGGGGAAAATCACAATTAAAAAGAttataaattgatatattttcattttacaaaatgtttctgtGATTTTTCAAAGTACGTTCAACTTGACAAAAtggcttttttgtttttttttgttttgttttttgttgttgttttggttttGCTATACGCGGCCTGTTTTTGTGTGTATATATCATGATATATGTCTGGTGTAATAGAATGTCAGATTTTGACtaacatattaataaatgttttgaaatttgatgtgcaataaataaagttaaaaactaGTGTCATATACTGAAACAGCGTATATATCTTATGGCACTTTCTGTGTTTAAGAAACGTTGGGGAAAAAAGATACATTTagtgtacatttttttttgaaaaatgtgatCCAGCACAAGCATAGCTATATTCTTAGAAATGTAGTTGCAAtgtgtttatttgtatgtttgtttgtttttcttataattattattgatgATTTTGTATACATTAGTGTACATTTTGCGTGCTGTATTTGGTAATTTATCAACTGAAACAAAAGGGTCATCTTATTTTATACATCGTTCACCAGAGTTTTCATAGCTCAGATGTCTCGGTACCTGGGCATCCATGGactatttctttgaaattatttttaaaaatcggacAAAcgagatttttctatttatagctctgcTGGCGACACTGTTTTCTTGATGAATTGGAGAAATTCTAACAAGCTTGGAAAGCGATCAtcaaagaaacatttattttgtggAATTGTTTTAAAGTCAGAAGGTCTATGACTTGAATGTTATTCTAAGTTCCCGCTACTTACATAAGTATACTAGTAAGGAAACAAGCGGTCACATTTTTAACGAATCGGATTAATTAAGGCAATTTTGGTTCAGCATCACAcgcaaaacacatttttgtgatttttttttttcaaaattacgtctgcattttttatcaaaaaaatcttaaaattctCACTCTAATAAAATACAGGGAAATCCCTTAGCTTTTTGACGAGCGTTACCCAAGGAGCTtctctgtgaaattatttaaaaattggacCTATGGGGGGTTggagattttttctattttttttttttttagttccgAATGCCAtgctttttgaaaaatcagtCATGGTGTAGGGTTATCTTAGGAACACTTTTATGAAATTACATTAAGCCCAGCAGTttcagatattttgatatttaataataAGCTTTATGTTGCTATAATTATTTCCAGTATGTGTTATTCTCTTGCTAAGGTTAATGTTGATaaaaaaacatagaaaacaaTCGTTTACTttcgtcatttttgggggaaagttTAC from Mercenaria mercenaria strain notata chromosome 16, MADL_Memer_1, whole genome shotgun sequence encodes the following:
- the LOC123541143 gene encoding uncharacterized protein LOC123541143, which encodes MFYNFVFQCFLLLVWMPAANARIRRYSMVNSSSVRYTNTLKHHLNTPRVKCVALCDDTGGCSSVNHNSITNRCELTSHIPRVQDPSEVDEPDWRVYYHDPLIRGVNAWQNSTFLNATFVNETFVNDTQGSLSAELAIDGNRTNTAVESDLPCARTNGSYSNWTMEFERVVEVSYVTIYFRNDMENNHRNSNLSLLVSATRLDSENGVGMDCATYPGPPASPALPIKVTCTTAVLGKFLKIIHNSEDYLTLCEVEVYSV